Proteins encoded by one window of Littorina saxatilis isolate snail1 unplaced genomic scaffold, US_GU_Lsax_2.0 scaffold_462, whole genome shotgun sequence:
- the LOC138954612 gene encoding regucalcin-like: protein MIVVVSEDTVSLVVPRRAGGYVVGLGRRLSVLEWNTGMVSTVQEVDGDTGNRFNDGKCDAKGRLWAGTMGPELHGKGFEPEAGSLYCLDVDRSIEKKVSKVHISNGLAWTDDNKTFYYIDSVPRKVYAYDFDLETGAISKKRTAVDFAPYSKETHGLPDGMTIDTDGKLWVACYGAAAVFKVDPETGKILQKIDIPAKETTSVCWGGKNLDELYVTCALVNLSPEEFKTKYPLAGSIFKVTGTGSKGHPANMYKG from the exons ATGATTGTTGTTGTATCGGAGGACACGGTGAGCCTGGTGGTGCCGCGCCGTGCAGGGGGCTACGTGGTGGGTCTGGGACGTCGCCTGTCCGTGTTGGAGTGGAACACGGGCATGGTCAGCACGGTACAGGAGGTGGACGGAGACACCGGCAACCGCTTCAACGACGGAAAGTGCGACGCCAAAGGTCGACTGTGGGCTG GCACAATGGGACCAGAGCTCCATGGGAAAGGGTTCGAACCCGAAGCAGGCTCGCTGTACTGTCTGGACGTGGACCGCTCCATCGAGAAGAAGGTCAGCAAGGTCCACATCTCCAACGGTCTGGCGTGGACCGACGACAACAAGACTTTCTACTACATCGACTCCGTCCCCAGGAAAGTCTATGCCTACGACTTCGACCTGGAGACTGGGGCTATCA GCAAGAAGCGAACAGCGGTAGACTTTGCACCTTACAGCAAGGAAACTCACGGCCTGCCAGATGGTATGACCATTGACACCGACGGAAAACTGTGGGTGGCCTGCTATGGGGCTGCCGCTGTCTTCAAGGTTGACCCCGAGACAG GCAAAATCTTACAAAAGATCGACATCCCAGCTAAAGAAACAACGTcggtgtgttggggtggcaagaATCTTGATGAGTTGTACGTCACCTGTGCCCTAGTCAATCTGTCACCAGAAGAGTTCAAGACGAAATACCCATTGGCAGGGTCCATCTTTAAGGTCACCGGAACTGGCTCCAAAGGTCACCCGGCCAACATGTATAAGGGATGA